A window of the Bacteroidota bacterium genome harbors these coding sequences:
- a CDS encoding aldehyde dehydrogenase family protein, with translation MIYDRPQLKERYHNFIGGEYAEPVDGRYFENPSPIDGQNFCEIPRSNEKDVERALDAAHKAAQTWNKTSVAERSNILLKIAQITEDNLEYLARVETVDNGKPVRETLNADLPLVVDHYRYFAGVIRAQEGGISEHDADTVSIQLPEPLGVVAQIIPWNFPLLMAAWKLAPALAAGNCVVIKPAEQTPVGIMEWIDLIKDVLPPGVVNIVHGFGPEAGKPLAQSERIAKVAFTGETTTGRLIMQYASENIIPVTLELGGKSPNVFFADVMQEKDDFLQKCLEGFGMFALNQGEVCTCPSRALVQEEIFGAFMELAVERAKAHVPGNPLDPATTIGAQASNDQFEKILSYLDIGKQEGAEVLLGG, from the coding sequence ATGATCTACGACCGCCCCCAACTCAAGGAGCGCTACCACAACTTCATCGGCGGCGAGTACGCCGAGCCGGTCGACGGCCGCTACTTCGAGAACCCGTCGCCGATCGACGGGCAGAACTTCTGCGAGATCCCGCGCTCGAACGAGAAGGACGTCGAGCGCGCCCTCGACGCGGCGCACAAAGCTGCCCAGACGTGGAACAAGACCTCCGTCGCCGAGCGCTCGAACATCCTCCTCAAGATCGCGCAGATCACCGAAGACAACCTCGAGTACCTCGCCCGCGTCGAGACCGTCGACAACGGCAAGCCGGTCCGCGAGACGCTCAACGCCGACCTCCCGCTCGTCGTCGACCACTACCGCTACTTCGCCGGCGTCATCCGCGCCCAGGAGGGCGGCATCTCCGAGCACGACGCCGACACGGTCTCGATCCAGCTCCCCGAGCCGCTCGGCGTGGTGGCGCAGATCATCCCGTGGAACTTCCCGCTGTTGATGGCGGCCTGGAAGCTCGCCCCGGCGCTCGCCGCCGGCAACTGCGTCGTCATCAAGCCCGCCGAGCAGACGCCGGTCGGCATCATGGAGTGGATCGACCTGATCAAGGACGTGCTCCCGCCGGGCGTAGTCAACATCGTCCACGGCTTCGGGCCGGAGGCGGGCAAGCCGCTCGCCCAGAGCGAGCGCATCGCCAAGGTCGCCTTCACGGGTGAGACCACGACGGGCCGCCTCATCATGCAGTACGCCTCGGAGAACATCATCCCGGTCACGCTCGAGCTCGGCGGCAAGAGCCCCAACGTGTTCTTTGCCGACGTGATGCAGGAGAAGGACGACTTCCTGCAGAAGTGCCTCGAAGGCTTTGGCATGTTCGCGCTCAATCAGGGCGAGGTGTGCACCTGCCCGTCACGCGCGCTCGTGCAGGAGGAAATCTTCGGCGCGTTCATGGAGCTGGCGGTCGAGCGGGCCAAGGCCCACGTGCCTGGTAACCCGCTGGACCCCGCCACCACGATCGGCGCGCAGGCCTCGAACGACCAGTTCGAGAAGATCCTCAGCTACCTCGACATCGGCAAGCAGGAGGGCGCCGAGGTGCTGCTGGGCGG